Proteins encoded by one window of Antechinus flavipes isolate AdamAnt ecotype Samford, QLD, Australia chromosome 4, AdamAnt_v2, whole genome shotgun sequence:
- the IPP gene encoding actin-binding protein IPP isoform X1: MACEAGPKATDSTFSSDRHAQIILAQINEMRSGQDFCDVQLQVGEAEFRVHRLVLAASSPYFAALFTGGMKESCKDEVQILGIEAGIFQTLLDFIYTGVVNIGVNNVQELIVAADMLQLTEVVDLCCEFLKGQVEPSNCIGIFQFSEQIACHDLREFTENYIHVHFLEVSGGEEFLALTKDQLIKILRSEELSIEDEYQVFLAAMQWLLKDLGRRKKHVVEVLEPVRFPLLPSQRLVKYIEGVPDFSLRVALQTLLKEYCEMGKAPKENRFCSFLQTSKVRPRKKARKYLYAVGGYTRLQGGRWSDSRALSCVERFDTFSQYWTTVSSLHQARSGLGVAVVGGMIYAIGGEKDSMIFDCTERYDPVTKQWTTVASMNQPRCGLGVCVSYGAIYALGGWVGAEIGNSIERFDPEENTWEIVGSMDVPRYYFGCCEIQGLIYVVGGISTEGMELSSVEVYNPVSKSWSTLPAMGTRRAYLGVAALNDCIYSIGGWNETEDMLPTVEKYSFEEERWVEVASMKVPRAGVCVVAINGLLYVSGGRSPSHDFSAPVTLDSVEVYNPHSDTWTEIGNMITSRCEGGVAVL, translated from the exons ATGGCTTGTGAGGCTGGGCCGAAGGCGACCGACAGCACCTTCTCGTCTGACAGACACGCTCAGATCATCCTGGCCCAGATTAACGAGATGCGGAGTGGACAGGATTTCTGTGACGTGCAACTGCAGGTGGGAGAGGCCGAGTTCCGTGTGCATCGGCTGGTGCTGGCTGCCAGCAGCCCCTACTTTGCGGCCCTCTTCACtgggggaatgaaggagtcctgcAAGGACGAGGTGCAGATCCTGGGCATCGAAGCAGGAATTTTCCAGACTCTTCTGGATTTCATCTATACAG GTGTGGTGAACATAGGGGTGAACAACGTTCAGGAGCTGATCGTGGCCGCCGACATGCTGCAGCTGACTGAGGTGGTCGACCTGTGCTGTGAGTTCCTGAAGGGCCAGGTGGAGCCTTCCAACTGCATCGGCATCTTCCAGTTCTCGGAGCAGATCGCCTGCCACGACCTCCGGGAGTTCACGGAGAACTACATCCACGTGCACTTCTTGGAGGTGAGCGGCGGGGAAGAGTTTTTGGCTCTGACCAAGGATCAGCTGATTAAGATTTTGCGAAGCGAGGAGCTGAGCATTGAAGATGAGTACCAGGTATTCTTGGCCGCCATGCAGTGGCTTCTGAAGGATCTGGGCAGGAGGAAGAAGCATGTGGTGGAAGTACTGGAGCCCGTCCGATTCCCCCTGCTGCCTTCCCAAAGGCTAGTCAAGTACATAGAAG gcGTCCCTGACTTCAGCCTCCGAGTGGCCCTGCAGACGCTGTTGAAAGAGTACTGCGAGATGGGCAAGGCCCCCAAGGAGAACAGGTTCTGTAGTTTTCTGCAGACCTCCAAGGTGCGGCCTCGGAAGAAAGCGAGGAAGTACCTGTATGCCGTCG GTGGATACACTCGCTTGCAGGGGGGCCGATGGAGTGACAGCAGAGCCCTCAGCTGTGTGGAACGCTTTGACACCTTCAGCCAGTACTGGACCACAGTGTCTTCCCTCCACCAGGCCCGCAGTGGCCTGGGAGTAGCGGTAGTTGGAGGGATGATCTACGCCATTGGAG GAGAAAAGGATTCAATGATCTTTGACTGCACGGAGCGCTATGACCCAGTCACAAAACAGTGGACGACTGTGGCTTCCATGAACCAGCCCCGCTGTGGCCTGGGAGTGTGCGTGTCTTACGGGGCTATCTATGCTCTGG GGGGATGGGTTGGAGCTGAGATAGGAAATTCCATCGAACGATTTGATCCTGAGGAAAATACCTGGGAAATCGTGGGCAGCATGGACGTGCCTCGCTACTACTTTGGCTGTTGTGAGATCCAAG GCTTGATCTATGTGGTTGGCGGTATCAGCACCGAGGGCATGGAGCTCTCCTCAGTCGAAGTCTATAACCCAGTCTCCAAGAGCTGGTCTACGCTCCCTGCCATGGGCACTAGGAGAGCTTACTTGGGCGTGGCTGCCCTCAACGACTGCATCTACTCGATCGGAGGGTGGAACGAGACCGAGGATATGCTGCCCACTGTGGAAAAGTACTCCTTTGAGGAG GAGAGGTGGGTTGAAGTTGCATCTATGAAAGTGCCCCGAgctggtgtgtgtgtggtggCCATAAATGGACTTCTCTATGTTTCCGGAGGCCGGTCTCCCAGCCACGATTTCTCCGCCCCAGTCACCTTGGACTCGGTGGAAGTGTACAACCCTCACTCCGACACATGGACTGAAATTGGTAACATGATCACCAGTCGGTGTGAAGGGGGCGTGGCAGTGCTGTGA
- the IPP gene encoding actin-binding protein IPP isoform X2: MTGPSRYMLQVDFPLGKQRDTERPRPSPSAMACEAGPKATDSTFSSDRHAQIILAQINEMRSGQDFCDVQLQVGEAEFRVHRLVLAASSPYFAALFTGGMKESCKDEVQILGIEAGIFQTLLDFIYTGVVNIGVNNVQELIVAADMLQLTEVVDLCCEFLKGQVEPSNCIGIFQFSEQIACHDLREFTENYIHVHFLEVSGGEEFLALTKDQLIKILRSEELSIEDEYQVFLAAMQWLLKDLGRRKKHVVEVLEPVRFPLLPSQRLVKYIEGVPDFSLRVALQTLLKEYCEMGKAPKENRFCSFLQTSKVRPRKKARKYLYAVGGYTRLQGGRWSDSRALSCVERFDTFSQYWTTVSSLHQARSGLGVAVVGGMIYAIGGEKDSMIFDCTERYDPVTKQWTTVASMNQPRCGLGVCVSYGAIYALGGWVGAEIGNSIERFDPEENTWEIVGSMDVPRYYFGCCEIQGLIYVVGGISTEGMELSSVEVYNPVSKSWSTLPAMGTRRAYLGVAALNDCIYSIGGWNETEDMLPTVEKYSFEEERWVEVASMKVPRAGVCVVAINGLLYVSGGRSPSHDFSAPVTLDSVEVYNPHSDTWTEIGNMITSRCEGGVAVL; the protein is encoded by the exons ATGACAGGACCAAGCAGGTACATGTTGCAAGTGGACTTCCCACTAGGGAAACAG AGGGACACAGAAAGACCCAGGCCATCGCCTTCAGCCATGGCTTGTGAGGCTGGGCCGAAGGCGACCGACAGCACCTTCTCGTCTGACAGACACGCTCAGATCATCCTGGCCCAGATTAACGAGATGCGGAGTGGACAGGATTTCTGTGACGTGCAACTGCAGGTGGGAGAGGCCGAGTTCCGTGTGCATCGGCTGGTGCTGGCTGCCAGCAGCCCCTACTTTGCGGCCCTCTTCACtgggggaatgaaggagtcctgcAAGGACGAGGTGCAGATCCTGGGCATCGAAGCAGGAATTTTCCAGACTCTTCTGGATTTCATCTATACAG GTGTGGTGAACATAGGGGTGAACAACGTTCAGGAGCTGATCGTGGCCGCCGACATGCTGCAGCTGACTGAGGTGGTCGACCTGTGCTGTGAGTTCCTGAAGGGCCAGGTGGAGCCTTCCAACTGCATCGGCATCTTCCAGTTCTCGGAGCAGATCGCCTGCCACGACCTCCGGGAGTTCACGGAGAACTACATCCACGTGCACTTCTTGGAGGTGAGCGGCGGGGAAGAGTTTTTGGCTCTGACCAAGGATCAGCTGATTAAGATTTTGCGAAGCGAGGAGCTGAGCATTGAAGATGAGTACCAGGTATTCTTGGCCGCCATGCAGTGGCTTCTGAAGGATCTGGGCAGGAGGAAGAAGCATGTGGTGGAAGTACTGGAGCCCGTCCGATTCCCCCTGCTGCCTTCCCAAAGGCTAGTCAAGTACATAGAAG gcGTCCCTGACTTCAGCCTCCGAGTGGCCCTGCAGACGCTGTTGAAAGAGTACTGCGAGATGGGCAAGGCCCCCAAGGAGAACAGGTTCTGTAGTTTTCTGCAGACCTCCAAGGTGCGGCCTCGGAAGAAAGCGAGGAAGTACCTGTATGCCGTCG GTGGATACACTCGCTTGCAGGGGGGCCGATGGAGTGACAGCAGAGCCCTCAGCTGTGTGGAACGCTTTGACACCTTCAGCCAGTACTGGACCACAGTGTCTTCCCTCCACCAGGCCCGCAGTGGCCTGGGAGTAGCGGTAGTTGGAGGGATGATCTACGCCATTGGAG GAGAAAAGGATTCAATGATCTTTGACTGCACGGAGCGCTATGACCCAGTCACAAAACAGTGGACGACTGTGGCTTCCATGAACCAGCCCCGCTGTGGCCTGGGAGTGTGCGTGTCTTACGGGGCTATCTATGCTCTGG GGGGATGGGTTGGAGCTGAGATAGGAAATTCCATCGAACGATTTGATCCTGAGGAAAATACCTGGGAAATCGTGGGCAGCATGGACGTGCCTCGCTACTACTTTGGCTGTTGTGAGATCCAAG GCTTGATCTATGTGGTTGGCGGTATCAGCACCGAGGGCATGGAGCTCTCCTCAGTCGAAGTCTATAACCCAGTCTCCAAGAGCTGGTCTACGCTCCCTGCCATGGGCACTAGGAGAGCTTACTTGGGCGTGGCTGCCCTCAACGACTGCATCTACTCGATCGGAGGGTGGAACGAGACCGAGGATATGCTGCCCACTGTGGAAAAGTACTCCTTTGAGGAG GAGAGGTGGGTTGAAGTTGCATCTATGAAAGTGCCCCGAgctggtgtgtgtgtggtggCCATAAATGGACTTCTCTATGTTTCCGGAGGCCGGTCTCCCAGCCACGATTTCTCCGCCCCAGTCACCTTGGACTCGGTGGAAGTGTACAACCCTCACTCCGACACATGGACTGAAATTGGTAACATGATCACCAGTCGGTGTGAAGGGGGCGTGGCAGTGCTGTGA